Proteins from a single region of Lates calcarifer isolate ASB-BC8 linkage group LG19, TLL_Latcal_v3, whole genome shotgun sequence:
- the LOC108897960 gene encoding connector enhancer of kinase suppressor of ras 3: MEPITKWTPKQVVDWMKGLDDSLQQYVSNFEREKISGEQLLKITHQDLEELGVARIGHQELVLEAVDLLCALNYGVETDNLKNLVVRMRAATNSLHMATSDRRKSPAYDGSTSRKPPNDFLTSVVELIGAAKSLLAWLDRTPLTGISDFTATKNKIIQLCLELTTTVQQDCSVYEMEEKILEVSKILNSICDQTVRTTSDPLMSQSACLEEVQLTNIKPGEGLGMYIKSTYDGLHVITGTTEHSPADLTRKIHAGDEVIQVNQQTVVGWQLKNLVIKLREDPKGVVLLLKKRPTGTTGFTPAPLKNMRWKPPVPQNNSSLIRAQSPCSSANGSTKKEKPAILDLYIPPPPPMPYTPREARTDSFSSISKRPKGSESPNSFLDQESRRRCTIADYDKLSVGCPIEANVIQPRMREHKASRGKPRPLSMPVDTCVGVVDPYAKPWAQGRKGEDLLYRYLSNERIPTIAEEVPSVSPPYRPAGERHLVRVDHIRGSRYYSNSDLHNSATIPYQEDMKKAPVAPVSKRTTAERSLLGPDWHSSSDFLNRYNQPYIRSWSFSQAAAFPISVSPSMAADDYNPVSLRHKSKKKSRGGNGTMSRRRISVKELGQPDHQGWLYRKKESKGFLGIKWKKYWFVLKKTALYWYTNELAEKAEGYIDLTNFMIDRAIECKKKHAFKACHPQVMMFYFAAESHEEMNLWLNKLGLASIHYEPTEQNPTAECYSEASDHEEAESTEIPPPPYSEQTLRDSVDASALPGSTHQGTLPPPYSSAVPSEANGSLSSPVSTMTSQSSASSLAKQRQSWLDLVSQASPPVGETTVVCAAQVHSHQPPQEETEEEEEENSQVLESSAPQDSSETGPNEESPEAEGEAQREVSGAEGDHGNSSDEMEKLYIHLKEASLSPIGDRKPSTKREFRASFVKRCKNHTINDKLHLIRTLNSTLKSKEADLQAIEQLLSDQELTSHKFREWKEANVSLVQEICVKQDQQVASEAIKAAASVIAAPVVETSL, encoded by the exons GTTTGGATGACAGCCTGCAGCAGTATGTGAGCAACTTTGAGCGGGAGAAGATCAGCGGTGAGCAGCTACTGAAGATCACACATCAGGACCTGGAGGAGCTTGGCGTGGCCAGGATCGGACACCAAGAACTGGTGCTGGAGGCCGTCGATCTGCTCTGCGCTCTG AACTATGGAGTAGAGACAGACAACTTGAAGAATCTGGTTGTGAGGATGAGAGCTGCCACCAACAGTCTACACATGGCCACGTCCGATCGTAGAAAAAGCCCAGCGTATGATGGCAGCACCTCCCGCAAACCACCCAACGACTTCCTCACCTCTGTGGTGGAGCTAATCGGCGCTGCGAAGAGCCTCCTGGCTTGGCTCGACAG gACGCCTCTTACAGGGATCAGTGACTTCACTGCCACCAAGAACAAAATCATTCAGCTGTGCCTGGAGCTCACCACCACAGTTCAACAG GACTGCAGTGTTTACGAGATGGAAGAAAAGATACTGGAAGTT TCGAAGATTTTGAACAGCATCTGTGATCAGACCGTGAGAACCACCTCTGACCCCCTGATGAGCCAGTCGGCCTGCTTGGAAGAAGTCCAGCTGACCAATATCAAACCGGGCGAGGGTTTG GGGATGTACATCAAGTCTACCTACGATGGGTTACATGTCATCACGGGAACCACAGAACAT TCGCCTGCAGACCTAACAAGGAAGATCCATGCTGGTGATGAGGTGATCCAAGTTAACCAGCAGACAGTG GTGGGCTGGCAGCTGAAAAACCTGGTTATCAAGCTGAGGGAGGACCCCAAGGGTGTGGTTCTCCTCCTGAAAAAGAGGCCCACAGGCACGACAGGTTTCACCCCTGCCCCACTCAAGAACATGCGTTGGAAGCCCCCAGTACCTCAG AACAATTCCTCCTTGATCAGAGCCCAGTCTCCATGCAGCTCAGCTAACGGATCGACCAAAAAAGAGAAGCCAGCTATCCTGGACTTGTAcatcccccctccccctccaatGCCGTACACCCCACG AGAGGCGAGAACAGACTCCTTCTCAAGCATTAGTAAAAGACCAAAGGGCTCTGAGTCACCCAACTCCTTTCTGGACCAGGAGAGCAGAAGACGCTGCACCATCGCAGATTATGACAAGCTAAGCGTCGGCTGTCCCATTGAGGCCAACGTGATACAGCCCAGAATGAGAGAGCACAAGGCTTCGCGTG GAAAGCCCCGGCCCCTGTCCATGCCAGTAGATACTTGTGTTGGAGTGGTAGACCCTTACGCCAAGCCCTGGGCACAGGGAAGGAAAG GTGAAGATCTCCTGTATAGATATCTGAGCAATGAGAGGATCCCCACCATAGCAGAGGAGGTCCCCTCAGTGTCTCCACCCTACAGGCCAGCAGGGGAACGTCATCTCGTCCGAGTCGACCACATCCGGGGCAGCCGATACTATTCCAACTCAGACCTCCACAACAGCGCCACCATCCCCTACCAGGAGGACATGAAGAAGGCCCCCGTGGCCCCTGTCTCCAAGCGCACAACAGCAGAACGCTCACTACTG GGACCTGACTGGCACTCTAGCAGTGACTTCCTCAATCG GTACAATCAGCCATATATACGATCCTGGTCCTTCTCTCAAGCA GCTGCCTTCCCCATTTCTGTGTCTCCTTCTATGGCTGCCGATGACTACAACCCT GTCTCCCTCCGACACAAATCCAAGAAAAAAAGCCGAGGAG GCAATGGCACAATGAGCAGAAGACGAATCTCGGTCAAAGAGTTGGGTCAGCCAGACCACCAGGGTTGGCTGtacaggaagaaagagagtaAAGGCTTCCTGGGCATCAAATGGAAGAAGTACTGGTTTGTGTTGAAGAAGACAGCTCTCTACTGGTACACCAACGAGCTG GCAGAAAAAGCTGAGGGCTACATTGACCTCACCAACTTCATGATTGACAGAGCCATTGAGTGCAAGAAGAAACA TGCATTTAAAGCCTGCCACCCACAAGtcatgatgttttattttgctgctgaGAGCCACGAGGAGATGAACTT atgGTTGAATAAGCTTGGGCTAGCCTCTATTCACTATGAGCCTACAGAACAGAATCCTACAGCCG aGTGTTACAGTGAAGCCAGTGACCATGAAGAGGCTGAAAGCACAGAGATCCCCCCTCCACCATactctgaacagactctgcGGGACTCAGTGGATGCATCAGCACTGCCTGGTAGCACACATCAG GGTACCCTTCCTCCCCCTTACTCCTCTGCAGTCCCCAGCGAAGCCAACGGTTCTCTCTCGTCACCTGTCAGCACGATGACATCTCAGAGCTCCGCCTCCTCGCTCGCCAAGCAGCGGCAGTCCTGGCTAGACCTGGTCTCGCAAGCGTCTCCTCCCGTGGGGGAAACAACAGTGGTGTGCGCAGCTCAAGTACACTCGCATCAACCTCCacaagaagagacagaagaggaagaggaggaaaactcCCAGGTGTTAGAGAGCTCAGCTCCCCAGGACTCCTCAGAAACAGGGCCTAATGAGGAAAGCCcagaggcagagggggaggCACAGAGGGAGGTTTCAGGTGCTGAAG GGGATCATGGGAACAGCTCAGATGAGATGGAGAAGCTGTACATTCATCTAAAAGAGGCCAGCCTGTCGCCGATAGGAGATCGTAAACCATCCACGAAAAGGGAATTCAGGGCCTCCTTCGTAAAACGCTGCAAAAACCATACTATCAATGATAAACTGCACCTTATCAGGACACTCAACAGCACATTAAAG TCTAAAGAAGCGGACCTACAGGCAATAGAGCAACTGCTGTCGGACCAGGAGCTTACATCACACAAGTTCAGAGAATGGAAGGAGGCCAATGTGTCCTTGGTGCAGGAGATCTGTGTCAAACAGGACCAGCAGGTGGCATCAGAGGCCATAAAAGCTGCAGCATCAGTCATTGCTGCTCCAGTGGTGGAGACCAGTTTATAA